From the Nymphalis io chromosome 1, ilAglIoxx1.1, whole genome shotgun sequence genome, one window contains:
- the LOC126772659 gene encoding proteasome inhibitor PI31 subunit: MASDPLFGWDLTFKTVEKDIKRKSDIIVAFIHWNLMKRGFRSIGIGDERKLSGNEEKSELLPTGWNDRENYTLRYLFEEKLYILHGLNTDGNLIVNLMRSEDLAVSNIATNIEDTVKETSGSIDKILPNHKDLMHNIKRDLIDSITDRLTTSAQTQTVGRDNSRCNNNRDNPVRIPPQPRPQPVPENSNLWESPPSNLRDIGRSDLDPFAAPGGGMLFNPFGPGRDLENPGLGIPGGLPRGAVPPGARFDPFGPPGFGPLPGRRQPPPDADHLPPPGFNDNMFL; the protein is encoded by the exons ATGGCTTCAGATCCATTATTTGGATGGGATTTAACTTTTAAGACAGTTGAAAaagatattaaaagaaaatctgATATAATAGTCGCTTTTATTCATTGGAACTTAATGAAAAGGGGTTTTCGGAGTATTGGAATTGGTGATGAG cgaaAACTGTCAGGGAATGAAGAAAAAAGTGAACTACTGCCAACAGGTTGGAATGATAGGGAAAACTACACACTGCGGTATCTTTTCGAAGAGAAACTGTATATTTTGCATGGTTTAAATACTGATGGAAATCTTATTGTAAATCTGATg aGGTCAGAAGACTTGGCTGTATCCAATATAGCAACAAATATAGAAGACACAGTGAAGGAAACCAGTGGTTCAATTGACAAAATTCTACCGAACCACAAAGACCTCATGCATAACATCAAGAGAGACTTAATTGATTCAATTACTGACAGACTAACAACTTCAGCACAAACTCAAACAGTTGGTAGAG ATAATTCACGTTGTAATAACAATAGGGATAATCCAGTTAGAATTCCACCACAGCCTCGGCCTCAACCTGTTCCAGAAAATTCCAACTTGTg ggaGTCACCTCCATCAAATTTAAGGGATATTGGACGTTCTGATCTAGATCCATTTGCAGCACCTGGTGGTGGAATGCTCTTTAACCCATTTGGTCCAGGCAGAGATCTTGAAAACCCAGGTCTCGGCATTCCTGGTGGACTACCAAG ggGTGCGGTACCTCCTGGAGCTCGTTTCGATCCATTTGGCCCTCCAGGATTTGGACCCCTGCCTGGTCGACGACAACCACCACCGGATGCAGACCACCTCCCTCCCCCTGGTTTTAACGATAACATGTTCTTGTAA